The DNA window ccgtgtgtgtgtgttgcacgAGCGTGGCAGACGCTGTGCCAGCGGTGCCGAGTGTGTGTGTTGCACGAGCGTGGCAGACGCTGTGCCAGCggagccgtgtgtgtgtgttgcacgAGCGTGGCAGACGCTGTGCCAGCggagccgtgtgtgtgtgttgcacgAGCGTGGCAGACGCTGTGCCAGCggagccgtgtgtgtgtgttgcacgAGCGTGGCAGACGCTGTGCCAGCggagccgtgtgtgtgtgttgcacgAGCGTGGCAGACGCTGTGCCAGCGGTGCCGAGTGTGTGTGTTGCACGAGCGTGGCAGACGCTGTGCCAGCGGTGCCGAGTGTGTGTGTTGCACGAGCGTGGCAGACGCTGTGCCAGCGgaaccgtgtgtgtgtgttgcacgAGTGTGGCAGACGCTGTGCCAGCggagccgtgtgtgtgtgttgcacgAGCGTGGCAGGCGCTGTGCCAGCGGTGccgagtgtgtgtgtttacaggtTTGTCTGCCTTGCTGTGTCTGAATAAGGGATGTGTTGATTTCTTGCCCTGCAGACTTTTATTGAGATGTTTTCAGTTCCTTCATCAATCTCATTTACGTGTGTGACTGTGGTGGTGATGGTTTATTTTTGATATGAGCCTCAGGGTATATTTGGCTCTGTCTGGAGGGTTAGGGGAGGGGTATTCTGGGCTAGCAGGTATGACTTTATTGTGGTTTGCTAGCTGGCCAGAAAATTAGCATGTCAGCCTGGCTGCATGAGTTTTTAAATGCTGCGCGATGCCAGGTAACAGAGCGCAGTGTTAATGTGTCTGAGTGCAGGAGTGAAAGCTCAGAGGTCAGGGCAATGGGCAAGCTGTGTCACAGCTGCTCCAGACGGACCGGAGAAAGGGACCACCCTGTTAGGGAGTCTCAGAAAGACCCATAAGCATTTTGTTTGTGGAGCTAATTGTGTTCAACAGTCTTTCCCTGCAAAATTCATGtaagcccccccgccccattctAGAGTGGGGGCACTCCTGTGCTGTCAGCTAACCGCTACacaccattttaaaacaatatctGTTGCACAATAATCTGTTGAATCCTTCCACTCCCCATTTCTCGTTGCCTTCTTTACGGTAATGAGCACGATGTTAAATCTCCATCATTTCATGCGTCATGTCGCCGTCCCGCCTTAATCGTCATTGTCTTTATTCAATCTGAAACAACTGCAGTGACACTGTCATTACCGTAAAGGGGTTGCTTAGCAACCCTACAAAACCCGCACATGACACTGACACGTGTGAGTGAGACGTCTGCCTTTGTTTCGCTCTATCAGTATaaggctgctgtctgtgtgtttccttTTTAGAAGATTTAAATGGTTAGGCTATGAAGAAAACAGCCATTGGCTGGGACTGGCCAAGTGTCATAACGGAATGGATAGCAGCTGACCAGTATCAGTTTCCATTTCTGTCTGCTAAACAAACTGGTCCAAATCTTCTGTTCTTAATCCTCAGTTGTGACTGGTTTCCTGTATCTTgcatttgtttagttttttttaaatgtcttttaaaGCTTTAATGACTTAAACACTGCCTTCATCAATACCTGCTTACAGTCAGTGTTGTTTAATAATTTGTGTAAATGTGTCCAAATGCAGTTGTACGAGAGTGAATTGTCTCTTTCAGTACAAAGTAGGCCAGCTGTACTCTGTGGCGGAGGCCAGTAAGAATGAGAcgggtggtggggagggggtggaggtTCTGAAGAATGAGCCGTATGAAAATGATGGAGAAAAGGGCCAGTATACACACAAGATCTACCACTTGCGGAGGTGAGGTCTTCTTGCACGTTTTCACACGCGTGTGTTATGTTCACACTCCTCGCCGCTGAGCTCTGACCCCGGTCTCCTCTCCCCAGTAAAGTTCCTTCGTTCGTGCGAATGCTGGTTCCGTCCTCCGCACTGAAAATCCACGAGAAGGCCTGGAACGCCTACCCCTACTGCCGCACCAGTGAGTCGGGGCCGGGAGTCCAGCTAAATACCCCCAGGAGTtctgcagtgatgcagtgatgtATAAGCACAGTGAGAATACCTCCGGGAAGCCCAGCCGTCTAAGAGGAGCTTCtggatggaggggggggtccAGCCCCCTGCAGCCTCTAGGGGCTCCCCGTTTGTGGGGCTGCTTCTCTCGCCCTTGTGGGCTGTAACTTCGGTCTCGGGTCTGAGTCTGGTTCTGGGTCACTCCCCAGAGGTCGTTTTGGTAGATTTAAAGTGACATTTAAGCATGTCTCTCAATGCATGTCCTAaatgcttgtttttattttctcctttaattttgttttcatCTCGACGGTGCAGTAATTACAGTAAGTATCcattttaatatattatgttcttatgttcttatgttcttatcacaAACTTGTTCAGTAACATGCAAAAGCAATGCTAAGATAATCTTGCCTGTCAAGGTATGTtaactggtgtgtgtgtgtgtgtgtgtgtgtgtgtgtgtgtgtgtgtgtgcgcgtgcgcgtgcgtgtgtgtgtgtatgtgtgtgtgcgtgtgtgcgtgtgtgtgtgtgtgtgcgcagttTCCTGTGTTTAACCCGTTACCTTTCCCTTGCTTATCTGTGCCGATATCAGCTACTGACTTGTGACCGGCTTGGAGCGGAGTGTGACATGTGGCTTTGCTGCTTTCGCAGAATGAGTACATGAAGGATAACTTCCTGATCAAGATCGAGACGTGGCACAAGCCGGACCTTGGCACCCAGGAGAACGTGAGTGGGATGCCCCCGGGGTCTCTTGCACTGGAGCGGGTTCAGCACTGGTTCAGCACTGGTTCAGCACTGGTTCACCCTGCCTAATCTCGAGAGGGGCTGGAATCGATCATGGTCCCAGTGTGACGTATCCTCAGAAACTTGGATATTGACTTTCTGAGACTTGAATGCCAGCGACCGCCTGGCAGTTAGGGCGCATTAGGAAATAGGTGTTTTCCAGTGTCCGGTGTTAAATCTTGCCCTTCGGCCTTCAGGTGCACGGTCTTGATGCAGACACTTGGAAGAAGGTTGACGTGGTCCACTTAGACATTGCTGACAGAAACCAAGTGGACGCAAAGGTAACGTGTTGTAGATTGAGAGGACGCTGAGGCGTGCGTGCTCACTGGCAAGCGAGACGTCTCCGTTCTCTCTTCACGAGCCCTTCCACAATGTCCACAGGACTACAAGCCAGAAGAAGATCCAGCCTCTTTCAAATCTGTGAAGACCGGCCGAGGGCCGCTGGATGCTGACTGGCAGGTGGGCGGAGCCTGTTTCGTGTTGCCGCTGTTTTCTTGGCACCCTAAAGGCATCGGGAACATTCCTGGAAATGATTAATGTGGTGGATCTGTGACTGGCTGGGTTTTCTTCTacgttttattcatttttaacttCCAGAAAGAGCTCTCCACGACGGACTGCCCTTACATGTGCGCCTACAAGCTGGTCACTGTGCAGTTCAAGTGGTGGGGGCTGCAGAACAGGGTGGAGAACTTCATCCATAAGGTGGGGCTTTTCTGGGGTACAGGAGGGGCTCTGGGAGTCTGGGGGCCAGCAgtcaggtctgtgtctgtgtgcctgtgtgggttatgtacagtacattacatcgtggggaccaaatgtccccacaacgtgacaAAAACCTGTGTGTGGAGCACTTTTAACTCGCCAAACCAGTCAGATTGATGTGGAATTTTTGATGTTGACTTAGGTTACACATTCAAACAAGGAAGTCAAACAGCAGGTTTTGCCCATTCACTGTCCTTGTGCCGCTTCTTTCCATTCCCCACCCGTCACCCTGACTTCATACAACACTTCAGGCTGAAGTCTAACTGTTTCACAAACATCATCTGGAACGTCGTAATAGCAAAGAGAGTAGGCAGATGTATTGAAGTTTAAAAGCGGTGTGGTTCCATTTAATGCAGGAACGTGGAGCTTGTGTGACCTCTAGTGGTTAATTTCTGATAATGCAGTATGATAACGGCTAAATAACGGCATAAATGTTCTTATTTATCCTGCCGTTATTCCTTTTTCCAGCAAGAGAAGCGGCTGTTCACAAACTTCCACAGGCAGCTATTCTGCTGGATCGACAAGTGGATTGAGCTGTCGATGGAGGACATTCGCCACATGGAGGAGGACACCTCCCGGCAGCTGGACCAGGTCCCCGTCCCGTCTCCCGCTCGCACGCCGACGCATTCCTCGGGGGGGCAGCAGTCCCACATGCATTTCTGGAAGTGCTGAAGTGTCACGTTTGTGTTACAGATGCGAGAGAAGGACCCAGTGAAGGGGATGGTGGTGACAGAGGACTGAGGGGGGTGAGACTGCAGCTCTCAGGTGACCCAGCGTGCGTAgctgaaggtgtgtgtgtgtgtgtgtgtgtgtgtctggaggGGGGGGAACCCTGGCAATGTGTGTGAATTTGATTTAGAGTGTGTGTCGTGTTGTCGCGGGGATTGCAGAAATGTTCCTCGAAGCATTTTAATGTTTCCATTGACACTCTTTGATTTCCTTTCCTTCTGTGTGTCTCTTAGGGCAGACGCACAGCACCAGCAGCATGACCTCCACGTTGATGTCTACAGGGTTCAGACCCCCCCAACTCCCCTTTCATTTGTCCTTTTTTAATATGACTTCACCTGCAGGGAATTTCTGCACAATCAAACTCTAACGCTGACCAGGCAGAGAAGTATGGCCATTAGTATCTGTTCAGGTGCTTGTACATCATTTGTTAATAACAGTTGCATTTGTAGAGGTTAATATCACTGaaatgtttatatattaatAGCACAAAGTGTGAACTGTTGGTAATTATTCATGTGTTGTACACAGAGTGTTTGTTTTGGgtttatttttaatcatttcAGTTCTGTTCACCTGCCATCTATACTGCTGGTTACATGTTTACAAACCTCTCATATACATGAATACATACTCAGATGTACTTTGGGGTGACGGACATTTGGGTCCTTTGGGTCTTTCCCCGGACCTGCACTGTAATGCTGGCATGTGAATCATGGTGTCAATATCAAAACAATGTTCACGTTTTATACTCTGTTTAACTTGTCGGGAGTGATCATGTGTTCATCTTAAATTGTTTTACTGATTTCATGTGTTTTTTAATGTCTGTTGCTGTATTGGACGTATCGCACCAAGGACTGAGTTGGATTGTAACTTGCAGAGAAATGCTGTAAATATCATACCCTTTCTGGGTGTACTTTAAGGTCCATTTTGACTGTTAAGTAAATTAAAATAAGGGGCAGCTTATGTGAGAGGCTTTCTCTCACGTCGTTTCTGGGATGCAGTAGGAAATATAGATGGCAGGTCTCCTTTCTATGTTTGCCTGAGTTCCATTTTTTTGCCAACAAAATGTTTACAGGTGACACTCGCTGAAACGAGGTTGTATTGATAAATACATATGAAGTCAAAATCCTCTTC is part of the Paramormyrops kingsleyae isolate MSU_618 chromosome 17, PKINGS_0.4, whole genome shotgun sequence genome and encodes:
- the LOC111833882 gene encoding phosphatidylinositol transfer protein alpha isoform-like, which codes for MLIKEYRVIVPVSVDEYKVGQLYSVAEASKNETGGGEGVEVLKNEPYENDGEKGQYTHKIYHLRSKVPSFVRMLVPSSALKIHEKAWNAYPYCRTIITNEYMKDNFLIKIETWHKPDLGTQENVHGLDADTWKKVDVVHLDIADRNQVDAKDYKPEEDPASFKSVKTGRGPLDADWQKELSTTDCPYMCAYKLVTVQFKWWGLQNRVENFIHKQEKRLFTNFHRQLFCWIDKWIELSMEDIRHMEEDTSRQLDQMREKDPVKGMVVTED